GCATCTGGATATAGCCCTGTGTTATGAGAAGTCCACAGCCTGTGTAGGGGTGAAACGCCAGTCTTTTGAGGTAGGCTGTGGGTATGATTGTGAAACATACAATCATTAATATCCATCTCATTAGAATAAATTGCTCCTATGAGAACTAACATTGTTTAATTTTTGTGACAGggttccaaaaaaaacatcttcacagAAAGTGACATTGAAGCTTTACTTCAGGAAAACAAGGAACGTGTGCGCATTGCTCAACCTACACATTCAGGTTTACCTGTGCACTCAAGAGACGAGTTGTGAAAACAGCAACGTCATTTTGCTTGCTACTGAATTTGTGATGGCTTGTTGACATGGTGTTTTTGAGTGTCAGTATAATAAAGACATCATGGAAAAAATATTGTCCTGGGCTGTGAATTATAGCCGGCGTGGTGGGGGCCCCTCGCTCCTCACAATcgcaaagaaataaatatggATCCATGTCAtcttaaaaaatatacacacagctCTCCAACAGCTTGCAATTGTCCCATTAACAGTTTTCTTCATTGTGCATTATAAActataattaaatgaaacagagaCATGGGCATTCATCATAGTAGAGTTGCAAaggataaaataaaatcatagaCTTAAAAGATAGATAAAAGTGATATTGTTGTTTTAGAAAAAAGATCAATATGGCCTGTTTTGTTACCCACACAatgtttatataataataatcccaAAGATGAAATACCACCAAAGGCAAAGCAGGCAACTTCCCCCAGGTTCCAGATCTCCTGGGGCCACCAAGAGCCAGGCTGGGGCCAGGGCTGGGGCCGGGGCCGGggctatttttattttttatttttttggctaTTATTATGGTAATGTCTTTAGTTGTAACTTTGTTAGGGAGTTTTGGAATATGCTCgatgaaaacacaataacaactGGTAAAGGCCTTAAGGTGCACACTTTGTTACCTAATCTTTGTTAAAATCTAAATTACGATGTGCTGACGTGGAGCAAATTCCTAAATGTATATCTGTGTTTAATCAGATTTCCACTCAGCAAAACTGGAGCTATGTAAAATTACACAATATGAATACTGAGAGTGGGAAGAACGGGTTAGAACGAGTTAATATGGGTCCGGCATCTTATTTAGCCCCGTGGTCCCCTGTGGATTGTACAATAGGATAACTATTCTTTTTAATCTGTCACAAATGAGGTGAGGTAATTGTTCGACAAAGATCTCGTTCCATTTTTCTCACAGTTTCGCCCTTTACTTTCCTCGAGTTTCTTTACTACCTCCTTCCTGAAATGAGTCATCGCACCAGTCGAAACAAAACATTCTATAAAACATTCTAGAATCATTTATTTCTCAGTGCGTGAACGAAATTGTTGATAATAGAATCTCCCGAGGAGGCAACGTGGACAGGTCGCGTGGACCATATTGGAACGTGGCCCACATGCTGTTGCTAGGAGGCGCTGTTGGAGACCGGAAGAGTTGAAACGATGATGATGGGCAACCCGAGATTGAGAGGAGAAATATAAGGTTCATGTTGTGGCCGCACTTTATTGTTTCACCTGCGACATTGGCGCGTCTCCCGTcgggagaaaggaaaggagatatTACTTTTTCTTCATTGTGAAGGTAAGAAAGCGGTGACGAGCAATTGGTACTGTGTAACGTTAACAGTTAACGTTATCAACTGTCATTCTTCCAGGGCACATCTGTACTAAAACGTCTTGATGCCGTAAAATCGACTATCTCTTAGATTATACCTTCAAAACTGCCGGTATCAAGCTTGCTCTGTAAAAGCCGGATACAAAAAGAAACCCATTCCCACCTCAACTGTGCTGTCACTGTTCTGTGATGAATCAGCGAGGTAGCTACTGTAATTAGGCGACTGAAGACCACTAGGTTACTGGCACGATCCCCAGGTTGAATTAAAACCTAACCGAGGGATGGCCATTTACTCTATAGAGAAATTGACACTTATTACAAAGCTGTATTCattgaaattatgttttaatttcatcCATACAACCGCTGTGCGCTTAGGCTAACGCCCAGTGTCACACTACCTGTCTGTGAAGGATCTGTGCTGTCCATTTGCTGACAGACGTTTCAGAAATAGAAACTGCATTGATTAGACACACGATTCCTCATGCATTTCCATGAGACGCGGAAATGGAAGTCAGTCACCAGCAAGGTCTGATAGAAAGGAATGGCAGGAATGTGATGAGTGTGATAAAACCACTAAGGGCAGACAGACCCTCTATTGTTGTAGGCGATTTGTCCTGCTCTTCCACGTATCCCAGATGGTTTCCTCTAGTGATCCACACCCATTGCAGTCTCAGCTCACATGTCCATTGACGTCCATATAATTCCACACTCTCCATTTGATTTAACAGCTGGGTGACAAGGCTACATGGTGAGTGTTTCCTATTCAGagtgtggatgtgtgggtgTCCAGAGATGGAAAGCTATGAGGAGTTCTGTCTGCGGAGTTTGGCCATactgcaggaggaggggaaatTCAAGAAGACAACATGTGAGCCGCATTGGTCCCTGAAGGCTCGCTCTGTCATCCGCTTCCATGGAAGAGCTGTACTTTCGCCTCTGGtaaggaagaaaataaacagacacaataacTCATGCTGAAGGGACAACACAAGATGTAGCTAAACCAATTAAAGTTTCTAAAGTTTCTTTatcaaaaatagtttttaagaGGTTTGCAAGTAGCTTGATATCCAGAGCAAGAgcaataattacaaaatgtttgtttggtttcccTAGAGAGTCTGTATATCTGTCACTGTCCCGCTATGGCTGCATGTTTGCTCTATGCTGCATAGTAACAGAAGGCTTTGCTTACTCTATTCAGTTACAATGAGGAGGATGTTATGATACATATTTTAGACAtacaacacagacatgcacagagATACATAATCGCACGGTTTAAAATAAAGGTAACATTTAAGGAAAAACACTTACTTTTTTGAGGCCTACATGATATATCTAAAACACGTAGGCTGACTAGTCCCAATTAGATCAGCAGTTGGcaagggaaagagaggggatATCATTGATGACGAGGAACACCAAGGCTATCTGATGTTAGTCAGGAGAATCCATCTGCTGGTGACTGCTGACAAAATGAGTTTTCAGGGACAGCCACATGATGGAGAGGCCAGGGTGAGGCTGAAGATTTCTCTGCCACTCAAACaaaggacacacaaacatatagtggaataactgaaaataaatcacaaacaatCAACATACATTTTGTGAATTGGAAACAAAGAGTTCTTGACTTATCTTTTCTCATGTGTTATTGCTTGAGCCTGATCACGCAGAAAGTTAAATTGGAGCTCaaaaggttttacattttttgaatCAGTGTTAAAAATAGagtctgtattttctttttccagttgAGTGCTGAGCAGCGCAGTGAGATATGTGACCACAGACGGAGGGCAGTCCAGCTGGAGGTGAACAGGCAGAACCAGCAGAGGAACAACCTTTTGGCCCGGGTTCAGGACATACTGGAACAAGCTCAGGTCAGTAGCACGGTATTGTCCTGGTCACATGCCTGTGTGGTCTGGATCAGGAtccagaggaaaaagaaatataagTTTGGGAAATCAATATGATATTGTGTAGGCTTAACAGTGTGCATTGAAATTAAAAAGTTAGTCTATCAGTCCATTACATGGAAATGTTAGTTAATATGCTATGACAGTCATACAACAAACAAGCCACTTTATTTGTATCTTTCTATAAACATGCTTCATCTAAAATTCTCAAATATGCCCATATGGGAAATAGGTCTGTGTGTCGGTCCCACGATAAAGCACAAAAACTGAATTACAGGCTTGTCCCAGAATCTCTCGTGACATTTGCAGACTTGAATACAGGTTGTCTGACTCAACACTTTCTCCGGTAGGCTGTGCTATTATTACCTGAAGGTGGCCCTTTTTTGTCATCTCAACGTCCAAAGCTATATTGTCCACTTGTAAATCAGCTCTGGTTATGAAATTTTGTCTTTGAATAATTGTAATTGGCCAGTCACTGTTTGTTGTTACTACTGCCTCTGTGATGTGTCTGTACCAACATCAAGCATTCAGACTGAGCTATTTATTAAGAGATCTGGACACATTTCAAGTGTGTCAGTAAAAGAACTTCAGGTGATTATAGGTGTGGAAATAGCATGTAAGCATTAAGTGTCTTGGTTAAGATCAATCTCAGGTTTGCTTAGATTTTTCGTGATGGAAGTGATGAGCCTAGGGCCAGGTTAGGTTTACAAATTGGGTTATTCTGAATTTGGATAATATACTTTACAAGTGCCTTTTTCATTTTAGGCACCTCACATTTAGTTGAGAGACAACACTGGACTGtctgatatttattttccttttcattgtttgtatGCCAGTGATGAATGAACTGCTTTAAACCACTGCAGTTTTGGAGAAAAAGGGCATATAATACCATCAGGTAGTCATTCTTTATTGTTACTTATTATCTCTGCACAGACACATAAAGCACCAAGTGAAGAGGTTGAAAAGCTGCCAGTTTCTAAATCTGCAGCAGTCAGTGGCTACACCCTGGTCACCGACTCTCCTGGACTTCCCAGGGACCCTGGATTTGGGCCTCAGACAAAGGATTGGCCTGCCACTCCATGCTCCGAGACCCCCATCCTCAACGGCTACAAGGCAGTGGAGGAAGTGATggtggagagggaagagaagagtgaggaggaagaggaggaggaggacattaGTTTGGACAGCCTTCTTAAGAGATCAAGAGAGTATgtgaagagagagcagagtcaGCAGGGGTCAAAAGTTGTCCACACTGTCACCAGGACTCCCCCACCTGAGACTGTCTCTGACAAGGAGAATAAGAGCGGCAGTCCCATGGGGGACACGGGCATTGAGTTTGGATTCAGTCTGCACCATAGCCCTATTGGCCCACCTCAGACCCAAATCCAGCATCAAACTCTGCCCGACCCCAGTCCACAACAGTCTGGCTGCCTCTCACCTAGTCTACCTGACCGGTATACTCGTCTCCCCAGTCCAGAGTCCAGCATTAGTCCCCGTCCACAGAGACGCAGACCTCGGCCAGTTTCTACAGGGAACATCCATATTTCGTTTCCCATCGGGCCAGCAGACCTTATCCCCCGAAGCCCAGGAAGGTCAGGGGAAGGAGCTGACATGGCAGATCGGGGAGAAGCTCTCTCAGGAGCCACAAAGTCCTCCGATTACTGGGGCTCAGTGGGGAGTGAAGGTGGGTGCGGTGTTAGCAGGAGTGACAATCGTCGATCCAGCCACTGTGGTACCAGTCCAGTGCAGGAGACCTGTAGCCCTGTTTGCACCTCAGGGCCAAAACCGAAGGGACACCTTGACCATTTCGCTGCAGGATTTCGCCGGCGCTGCCATACCCTGGACAGCCAGCTGCATGCCTACCACTCTGGAGTGGAGCACATAGACCGCAGCCAGGAAAGGGTTCCTCGCTTCATGGCAGGAGTTACACGGTTTGCTCCAAGTTGGCGCACCCCTGCAGCCCCTTTAAACCAGTCGTATGAGGTAGATAACCCCTCACCACCTCTGCTGAGGCCCCGCATGACTCCTGACCTGGCTCAGGTCACGCTCAGGATGGAGCCTGATGACCCTCAGGGGACGAACAATGGGAGGACAACACCAACTGTCCTCAGAAATGCAGCTGAGGCACAGGGCAGCAAGACAGGTGAGTCTCTTTGGAACAGCTCCTGTAATGCACATTGTGTTCACTAGTTAAATTGTGTCATTTCCACTGAGATCACTGTTTCTCCCACTGCAGCTTTTAGGTGAAATATTGtatgagagagaggcaggggaagTAAAGGAAAAGGATACAACCTTTCAAAGATAAATaattttatgtgtatttattcatgcacATCAACAGAGGAGACCCAGAGGAGAGCGCAGGCTCTGGAGGACATGCAAAGGCGTCTGGAGGAGGAGCATGCTTTGCAGATGTCTCTGCTCCTGGCTGAGCAGGAGAAAGAACAACAGCGCCTCTGTCTGGTCAGCACATGGAATCACACATTAACTATTCTAAATAGACGTAGATCAAAATCAGatcaaaaaatgtaatgtttatatgTTGTTAAGTgtgaatttattttcttttgcttaaGACAATAATGTACTTTGtgcacgtgtatgtgtgtttgtgcattaacattatatgtatatgtatataagtactgaagtgtgtttactgtattgTGTTTAGGAGCtcgaggaggcagagagaagactGAGTGGGGATGCTTGTGGGTGGAGTTGTAGGTCTGTGAGTGACAGCTGTCCTATTGTGAGCCCCGCCTGCCCGGGACTAAGCCCTGCCCACACACCATCTGAGCGATCACCTGGACACAGTATAGGTACCGCTTCACCAAGCTCACTTATTACTGCGTTGCAGTTTGTAGGTCAGTGGTGACGAAAGACTACATGCCCAAAGACAGAAGAGTGTTGTAGTTCATTAactctctcatttttctttgctctttttgaAAACCTAAATCATAATACTGGAGCTTTCAGTCCATATACCAAGCTAAATTTGTATTTCCAACTATACAGGACAGTAATGTTTGAGCAACTCTTCATTAAACACTTAAACAGGATAAATTGGCTGCATCAAAAGAAGATATGTTTATGAATGTGTCCTTAGGATAAAAAGGAGTTCATCCGTTCTTTACAGACTGATGCTTCACAGGTAAAAGATAACACTATTATTTTGTATGCATTTAACAATTACACTTCCCACGAAACCTCATCAGAGCTGTAGATGTTAAATGCTAAAAAAGTAGTCACACAAGGAAAGGTAGCAGGACTTTTGGCTCTTTATCACCACCAAGTTATgccaacttaaaaaaaaaagatagtgAAGTGAAAGGTGAGTGTACTTTATTGCAGTTAAGGATGGGGCAATAATGGTTATAGTTTTATATCTTGGTAAAGGATAtgattagttttagtttttattgcaAACCatctattttacatttatttttatgaggAACTtctactttttacattttcagtaagAGTGTTTTTTAAACTCAAAAATGATATTGTTACATGCCTGACTGCAGTAATACATACTCTTATAATTCACAGACTGTGTCTTGTTCCCAGGAATTTCTCAGTAAAACAGCAGTAACTACTAAAAGTGTAGTGCATATGGTACCAATTCTAGCTGTATGTTAAAATTGAacgtatttgtttgtttctctagGTTTTCCTAGTCCTGTAAGTTCCAGGgtgtcctctccctctgtccagCCTCCCGTCTATCTGTGGGGGCCCACATGGGCAGTTAGCAAACCTCGAGCGAGGCTTAGTCTGGTGGGTATGCCCAAGTagatagtgtgtgtttgtacaataAATGGACGTTTATTTCTCAAACCCTCTCTATGTCCCCCTCTTCATATTCCCATCTTCCTGCGTCCTTGTCATGTGCTCCAGGTTCTGACCGTAGAGCAGCAGAGAGCGTTCTGTCGAATTGGTGCCATCGTTCGCGGCTTCCTCACACGCAGACTGCTCAAAACAGAGAAGGTCAAACACCTGCGCCAGACCATCGTGGTGAGATTACCctctcacataaacacaaaacacacacacacactaaaaatgTGAACAACCAGTCGAAAACACTAATGTGAGTGTAATCAGAGTTATTTAATAAGTGAATCACCATGTTAATGATTGGGAAAAACCTGTATGTTTATGAATGTGTGCGGTATATACGTGTGCTTAGGATACACAGGAGTTCATCCGTTCATTCCAGACTGAAGCTCGACAGAAGCGAGGCAGCTACTCAGCACAAGATCGCTCCCTGCAAGAGAGAGTTAGAGCCCAGGTACGAATGTGTAGTTACTGTCTGTAGACAGCAGAGGTCCacctttctttgtgtttatgtgtgcatctTTTGTCCCTCAGTTACGTGCAGCCCTTTATGACATCCATGACATCTTCTTTGAAATGCCTCTGGAGGATCGATTGGCATTGCTGCAGCAGGACAGGGAAGTCCGAGCAGAGAGGAAGCTACGAGACATGGTAACCTGAAAATACAGGCCTGTAATCAATCACATAGCCATACTGAATGAGAAGAAGGTGACATTTGTTGCTCTTCAAATTCAGACATCTTTTCAGTCTTTTGTCTGTCAATATACTGAACTTGAGTACTTGCGCTTGGTGAGCAGTGAAGgaagttcatgttttttttttgggtggggggggggggggggggggtaaaatgccaaacatgcaTTTGTCTGGAGGTATAAATCAAGACATTCATGGCTTGTTATAGTCAATAATATAGTTTTAGTACCAGCACAACTGCACAACTGGTGGCACACAAATAATCATGATGagctttatttatgtagcaccttGATCATGAAATTTACAAAGTGACTTAGAGTTAAGCTTATAAcatgctttgtctttttctgtcaatGTCTGTTCTTCTATCATAAACTATGTCCTGCAGGAGAAAGCCAAGTGCCCCAAGGAGCGAGTGGTTCTGTCCGCTGCCACACAGAGATCTATGGACAGGAAAAAGAGGTAAGATAGGAAAGAGGAACACAGCTGTACATAGCCTTTAAATCTTAATGTGATCCAGCAATCACAAgtctttttgttgtgtgcatttctttcaGGGTTGGTGAATCCCCAGCACAGGCTAGGAAGATGCAGCAGAAGCCAAAGAGCCCCACTACCAACAGGTGccaaacacagcagtgacaaTTTgttatcacatttaaaaatatatatatttcgtGCCTTATATTGTCTGGTTTCATTCTCTATCCTGAATTTTCCTGCATTTATTGTCTCCAGAAAATCCACTGCCTACATACAatcttttttcctttcccaGAGTCCTGAAGCCGAGCCAAGGCCAAAACTCTCCTGTCCCAGGTCAGCTGAACCGCCAGGGGTGAGTTTCTACTTCCAATTGTGCCTTATCTTGCTATCATAAATCACATAAACTGCCATATGTAATTTAGTTGGAGACATTCATGACTCCTCTACTGAGAAAATGTTAATTGTCTCCCGCCCTGACTAACAATGCAATTGCACGCGATGCAATAAACTTCATATGCTGTTCATATTTCACGGATCAGCAAAAACCATGTAGTGGATGACGTTTTACTTTGCCGACTTGCACATTAAGTTTTGCCGATTTAGATAATGAACCTGCACTATCACCTCTCGCTAAAGGCAACAGTGTACATAAATGTATGGATTTCAGCTTTTCTGGATGTCTGTAAAGTCATCACTGTGTGACAGTGGCTGTTTCCTCTCAGGAGCTGGTACAGAAAGACcccagaggagagagtgaggcgCTCAGACAACCTGAAGAAGCAGCACTCTCTGGGTTAACGGGTGACTCAACATCCCCTGACCTGTGAACTTgaatttttagtattttaataCAAAACTTGTGCCACTGAAACTCCAGTCAGCGCTGCTAATAACACGATTGTCTTCAGTCTACCTTctgaaattcaattcaaaggaTTGTATTCACTACCACGCTCACTGATATACACCATCACAATGCcattgtttttgactgttgtaGCTTGCTGAAATAGTTTTTAGTGGCAACAACTGATTGTTACACACAAAACTCATATGTAGCTTGATACTTGTGTGGAGTATTTAATGATTGGGTAGGTACATCTTACAATTTTTTAAAGACGTATCTGTACTTAAATGTAAGCTCGAAGAAGGTCAGAGTTAAAGGGaaataagtcaaaatgttttatctgtgcCTAAAGAACTATTCCTGCATGCATATATTTACCCATTGTGTTCATAAACATCTAGTGCTAATAGCTGTAAGTGAATTTACAAAGTCAGTTTCATACTGACAGTCATATAATGTAGTTGCCATGAATATACAGAGGATTTAAGTGTATAATTCAGTTACTGGAGGTTTTTGTTCAAGGGCTTTGAGTACctgtttgtgctttgtttctttatttaatggTGCTGAGTTTACAGTACtcatttcagtgtatttcaaCATTTGGCTTAAATCaatgccaaataaaaaaaacaaaaactaaatgtatttgtttacacaCTGGCGTGCTACATTAATGTAGCTTCACATAACACTAAGTAAGAGAGTAAAAGTAAATTGTGAACACCATATAAAATGCATGCCAATTTCTCTAAACTTTTCCCTTATTTTCCACTGCCCATGTCAGGAATAAGGGGTCAGACTCTGAATAAAAGAATACTTACGTGAACATATTATCTAACCACATGGTAATGAATTGGTACACCCACTGGTTCACTGCGATACCACATTGACTTTATACTTCTGCGTCAGTCGTGTTCattgtgttgatgttgtttaCCAACATTGCTgtactctttcttttttttttattgaaacgccaaattgtcatgtttttttatgaccAGAATAAATTCTGCAAGTATTTGAATTGTCTGGACTCTGATTTTGATAAAATGGAGCGatatttaaagtgaaactgCTTTGACTCAACAAGTCACACAAGGGAGTAAATGGCAGTTAAACATCTCATGATACAGTGCTGTTGACAGTAATatcatttaatcatatttttggGCCTCTAAGGCATCAGCCATTCTCAGTGTTCTTAATGTCCAAAAGACTGGCacaaatttaaaacatatttacaacTACTTGGGCACCAAATAGATAACAGACGTAGTGTGTGTTACTAAAAATACTTTGGTACTGTAATGTAGATTTGTGTCAGGGAAGCTTTTAAGAGCATTAAGAGCAACAAAAAGCATTTGTTTATCTTACAATAGAAACTGATGGGAGAACCAAGAGTGGCTGTCGGATCATTTTACAACAGAAACAATAAAGAAGCCAAACTACATGTGGCACTTTCACTTAATAGTGAACTTTATTGACGTTAATTGGACATATACcatatcaaatatttatatgCATTTGGAATCAATgtagattaaaacaaaacaattgttagGTAAATAACTGAGTGTAAGCCACTGGTTTACTACTATACTACGACTCTATTAtatatgaacacacaaaaaacattattttgcagTAAGCAACACTTTTGTCCTTgaatatgaaagaaaagaatagCAATTTAAGACCATTCTTTGAAAAACCTGTCTATTCTAGTCTATTATCTATAAAATCGGATCAAATCCAACCTACAGTAGCTGTAATCAAGGTTCAAGGTTTAATCTAGACACTCAAAATCATTGAAACTGCAACTCCCCCATCCCAATCACCCAATCATCtcataaaattaaaacattgactaaaaacatgataatgtattcaagaacaagaaaacaactgttacatcattaaaaacaaaaagtctctGGGACATCATAGTGACCTAGTGGCTAAGACCTCTACCATGAAAACCACAACGTTCCTggtttgaccccccccccccccacacacacacatcttaatctttaaatcaaatcaaattcatttCAAGAGCATGTTTAAAAGCAGTCCTGCTCAGATTGAAGTGAACAGCACAACAACAGTAAGTAATTTtatcaattaaaggcaaaatggcTTACCAAAAAGGATCTAAAATCGATCTACATGCAATTCACAACAAGCAAACTCAAAGTacatatcaaaacaaaactcaaagagTACAGGGATAACAGCTTGACAAAATGGTTGAGACTTCACGTCTCCAATCAGCGTGCCTACAGGGACCGTCAGTGGGGAATCTCTGCCGTTTCTCTCCACCGAGCAAACCTGAAACGTCCACCAGAGAGATAAACAGCGAGGTTGTGAACAGTAAAGACAAACAGTAGGGCTGTCATAACATCTATCCTATCATGTTTTTGAATGCTTGGTTTGCATcattagtttcatttaaaacgTACCTGCACAAGTCAGGGACTGTCATGGTGCAGCTGCTGGGCTGGGTGGATCATCGCTAGCGTAATTAAAAGCATTGTTAGCATTCTTGACAATAATAATCAGGGAATTGTGTCgacattttaacaaatgttttacCAAATCAGTGACGTTTCTTCGTCTGGGCTTTTCTTCAGTTCATTGTAATATTTCTTCACCTGCTCAAGCTCGCTTGCaacatctaaaaaaacaaaaatcacattgtTTACAATGAGTGCAGTATTCCTTTACACTATTAGAAATGTGTTGACTAATTCATTTCAGTAAGCTTTTACAGTATCTTTAATgattatcatttgttttttttatatgttccCTTTACCTGGGATTGAGACATCATCTGTCTTGAGTGACAGCTCGATTGATTTCTGCATTGTTTTCTCCAGTTCCTCCAGGATTTCCTCCTAATTCAGCATCAAAATCTTTATCACTTatcactcacacaaatacatagtGTACTATTGTGTCGATTAACTGAATCCTACATGTCCAACAATTAAGTGTTTAGAGGGCTGCTCAGACTGGACAGAAGGATTAATAGCTACATAAGCATGTTTCTGTCTTacattaataacaatatatatttttatattttgtagcaataacagctttcaGAATGATGCACATTCCACTTGAATATAGAAAAAGCCTTCATGTAAATGATGACCCAGGATCAGGGATAAAGACAAAGATGTGCAGCACAGAATGTTTTACCATATGATCGTATAATGTatcataaaatgtgacaaacctTCAAGCGTCCCAGCTGGCTCAACATAGCATCTTTAGCCTTCTCAAACATGGTGTTCTTTGAATCATATACGTGCGTCTCAATAGTATCCCTCATTTTTTCCTGTGAGCCCTTTCCTCTGAATGTTTTTGCTtctacaataaaacagaaaatgtcagcacaatcatgataaatgtaaatgtgtattattatagTGTCAGGTTGTACATGTCAAGATCTTCTATCTTACTTTCATAGCATTCTTGCATGGCTTCCTCAACTGTCATCGTCAGACTGCTGTAGATTGTTTTCTTACGCTCCCGTATCTTTCTGTTGAGTGTTGtcttaattttcttttccttagagagagaaaataaagtacagATCATTATATTTTTTCAATAAAATCAAGGTAATACAAATATGGCTAAtctatgtcttttttttatgcctTATTTTTTGAAAGCACAACCTGTGGTGTTAAGAGTTTTTATCTGCATTGCTAATAACATTACTGTATTGATAGTGCTCTTCACATACAGTGTATATGAATATGTTAATAGCTCAAAATATAAATTTT
The sequence above is a segment of the Enoplosus armatus isolate fEnoArm2 chromosome 17, fEnoArm2.hap1, whole genome shotgun sequence genome. Coding sequences within it:
- the LOC139300742 gene encoding centriolar coiled-coil protein of 110 kDa-like, whose protein sequence is MCGCPEMESYEEFCLRSLAILQEEGKFKKTTCEPHWSLKARSVIRFHGRAVLSPLLSAEQRSEICDHRRRAVQLEVNRQNQQRNNLLARVQDILEQAQTHKAPSEEVEKLPVSKSAAVSGYTLVTDSPGLPRDPGFGPQTKDWPATPCSETPILNGYKAVEEVMVEREEKSEEEEEEEDISLDSLLKRSREYVKREQSQQGSKVVHTVTRTPPPETVSDKENKSGSPMGDTGIEFGFSLHHSPIGPPQTQIQHQTLPDPSPQQSGCLSPSLPDRYTRLPSPESSISPRPQRRRPRPVSTGNIHISFPIGPADLIPRSPGRSGEGADMADRGEALSGATKSSDYWGSVGSEGGCGVSRSDNRRSSHCGTSPVQETCSPVCTSGPKPKGHLDHFAAGFRRRCHTLDSQLHAYHSGVEHIDRSQERVPRFMAGVTRFAPSWRTPAAPLNQSYEVDNPSPPLLRPRMTPDLAQVTLRMEPDDPQGTNNGRTTPTVLRNAAEAQGSKTEETQRRAQALEDMQRRLEEEHALQMSLLLAEQEKEQQRLCLELEEAERRLSGDACGWSCRSVSDSCPIVSPACPGLSPAHTPSERSPGHSIGFPSPVSSRVSSPSVQPPVYLWGPTWAVSKPRARLSLVLTVEQQRAFCRIGAIVRGFLTRRLLKTEKVKHLRQTIVDTQEFIRSFQTEARQKRGSYSAQDRSLQERVRAQLRAALYDIHDIFFEMPLEDRLALLQQDREVRAERKLRDMEKAKCPKERVVLSAATQRSMDRKKRVGESPAQARKMQQKPKSPTTNRVLKPSQGQNSPVPGQLNRQGSWYRKTPEERVRRSDNLKKQHSLG